CTGGAAGAGCAGCAGTTGTCTGCTGATTTTATGTGATCTTCCAAAGCTGACTCTTAACAGGACCACTGCCGCACCCTGCGAGGTCTAAACGGAGCGTTCTCACAGTCCAAGCAGGAACCGCGTACACGGGAGTCATATCTGGCTCAGGGGAAGGAACTTCTGGTAGTAGCTCTTTGTGACGTCAATCATCAGGTCCTGCGTGCACTCTGGGAGCTCCCCGGAAAACAGCCCTGAAGAACAACAagtgacttttaagaaaagaagTCGCGTGAGTGCTGCAAGTGTACCAAGTGTGAGACCTGGGCATCCTGAGAAGACAGTAAAAGGAGGCACCACTGTCTCAGGAGGAAGAACGGTGTTGTCTAAGATCTTACAGCAGTCTTTCAGCACGCAGCGACGACCCTGTGTCAACAAAACACAATTATGAtagtataatgtaatattattttttaaatatattttatattcattataaatttaaatttttatattcaatataaattttagacaagtttgactgatctttcaaggcacacagaatattgtgttctctggctatacgtataaacatggaacttaccaaaagcagaaaaaaagtttgtttctaccctttcctgttctttagtcatcagcagtagagcacacgtacgtttcaggaaaatatcacttcaagcatcaagcataactttcactgcaacacaaatattttttgcttttgtgacagctcaaatatctacacAACTACGCCACtacataaacaacacacaaaaagggttgttttacatcaaaataccaatttatttacaaatataacaccatgagctatttacaattttcacttttGGAACTGATTGATGTGTGCACATGTGCGTGCGCGCGACAGCcgtgcgcgtgtgcatgcgttaaaacttccctacaatgcgtaaccgtCTGCGCGCTACACtcttccacgctctctcactccctccttcctgtcgcgtgtgttttttccgtccacatgatttctgccgagctcttatcaaatgcactctgccaccttgtggccgtctTTATGGCTTGAAATgatctctgaagtgaaatccattagcgtggcgttgcgtcatcacctcttttagcctgttgtgcaaaaaaaccctaaaggacgtataaatatgttgttgggatcgggcgttcgtacgtctttggtattgaatgagttaactttCTCTGTAGAAAACGAAATATAGTCAAATGTCCATCCCTCATGGAAAAACTACGCCACCACTTTGCATTTGGGTGTcagtctagatcaggggtcaccaacgtggtgcccgcgggcaccaggtagccccccatgaccacatgagttgcccgcaagcctgcttttcattcaggttttcagttaataatgaaagaacagtagaaagaaatgcattgtgaaatacaacatgtgagttgtggacaccagcattttgttcatgttctggtaaaacaagcatattcgctttgtttgggtttaaaataagctctgaaaataaatgttacaaaaatgagtaactcttggccattttcattttgtaaaagtagctctcacaaggaaaaacattggtgacccctggattAGATAATCTATAACATGTTTACGTCTTTCACTGCCACAGTGGGtgtccccccccacccctcaaTGCAAATAGCTTGAGTCCCATCCACCTTTTCATAGAATGATGACAAACATGAATGCAGTAGAATAGCATCCTCTGTGTGTCTCTTCGCGTCATTCTGCAGCAAACTGGAAAATTCTAACCCCTGATCTTGACATGTGACTCACcacactgtgtgtgcgcgcgcgtgcgcgtgtgtgtgttctgcgtgTGCACTCACTATGACACAGTTCTTGCCAATGTGGACGTAGGAGCCGATCTGGGCTGCGTTCACCACACAGTCCTCCTCGATGAAGACGTGGTCGCCGATGTGCAACGGGAAGAACGCCACTCTGAAGGGTGgaataaatgtttacatttttaacagcaCTTTTTCCATTCAGAAGACCATTTTGCAGCCTTATTGTAAACAATGATGCACTGGGAGATGCATGGTTGTCATCTACCAACATTTCTCCAAGGTAATGACAAacgcaggggcgtccaaagtttTTTCACAAAGGGCCACTTAT
This genomic interval from Dunckerocampus dactyliophorus isolate RoL2022-P2 chromosome 18, RoL_Ddac_1.1, whole genome shotgun sequence contains the following:
- the dctn5 gene encoding dynactin subunit 5 produces the protein MELSEILYNKAEYIETASGNKVSRQSVLCGSQNIVLNGKTIVMNDCIIRGDLANVRVGRHCVVKSRSVIRPPFKKFSKGVAFFPLHIGDHVFIEEDCVVNAAQIGSYVHIGKNCVIGRRCVLKDCCKILDNTVLPPETVVPPFTVFSGCPGLFSGELPECTQDLMIDVTKSYYQKFLPLSQI